CACGGCGGCGACTTCGCCGGCCTGCGCAAGCGGCTCCCCGCGCTCGCCGATCTGGGGGTGACGGCCCTCTGGCTGACTCCCCTCTACCGGCCCGCCGACAACTGGACCGAGGCGAACGTCGCCGGCAAACCTCGCAAGCTCGCCGACTTCCACGGCTACGCGCCCGTCGATTTCTATGCGATCAACCCTCGATTCGGGACGTTCGACGAATACCGCGCGCTCGTCGCCGAGGCCCACGCGCTGGGCCTGAAGGTGATCCAGGATCAGCTCCTCGGATTCACCGGACCGGAGCACCCCTGGCGGGATCGGCCGCCGACGGACGACTGGCTCCACGGCCCGATCGGCCATCCGCCGGAGGTTTCCTTTCGGCTGGGGGCCCTGGCCGACCCGCATGCCCTGGAGTCGGAACGTCGAGGCGTCACGGACGGCTGGTACTACGGCCTGCTCCCCGACCTGAACATGCGCGACGATCGCGTGATCCGCTACGCCTTCCAGCAATCGCTCTGGTGGACCACCCTGTTCGAGGCCGATGGCGTCCGGCTCGACACGTTCCCGATGGTCGACCGGACTTTCTGGCGTACCTGGCACGGCCGGCTCCAGGCGACCCATCCCGCGATGCGGGCGGTCGGCGAGGCCATGACCTGGGACGCGTCCGAGCTGAGTTTCTTCCAGGGCGGCCGCGCCGGCTGGGACGGCGTCGACCCCGGCGTCGAATCCGTCTTCGACTTCCCCATGCAGGGGGCCGCGACGGGCGTGTTCCGGGGGAAGGACCCGGTCTCGTTCCTGGCCCAGCGGCTGGGGAGCGACCACCTCTACTCGAACCCCGACCTCCTCATGACGCTGCTCGACAACCACGACCTGCCACGGCTGGCGAGCGTCCCCGGCGTCACCCCGGCCCGGCTGCGGCTGGCGGCGGCGTTCCTTCTGACGTCGCGCGGCATCCCGCAGATCACCTGGGGCGACGAGATCGGCCTCCCCGGCGACGGCGACGACCGCCGCGACTATCCCGGCGGATTCCCCGGCGATCCTCGCGACGCCCTCACCGCGGCGGGCCGAACACCCGAGGAGGAGCGTCTCTTCTCGACCTACCGCGCCCTGCTCCACCTCCGCAAGGACGAGCCCTCCTTGCGCCGGGGGCGGCAGACCACCCTCATGGCCACGGACGAGGCTTATGCGTTCCTCCGCGAATTCGAAGGCTCGCGCGTGGTCGTCGCCCTGAACCGCGGCGGCAAGCCGGCGCGTCTGAAGATGCCCGCGTTCCTGACCGGCCCGGCCGTCGTGCTAATGGGCGAAGGCCGTTGGACGCCCGGCCCCGACGGGGCCGTGCTGGACGTGCCGCCCGAATCGGCCGTCATCCTGGGATATGCACGGTAACCCGAATCCGGGCGTACCAAAATCGTCGCGAGGGCCGACGCGAATCGTCCTTCTCCCCTTGGGGGAGAAGGACGTCGAGCCCGCGGCGCGATTCATCCCGTCCTGGTCACGACCGCCGGGGCGTCCGACCAGGAAAGGGCATGGCGGACCCCGTCTTCGAGGGTCGTCGGGGGCTTCGCGTAGCCCGCGTCGCGGAGTTTGCTCATGTCGGCCTGGGTGTAGTTCTGGTACTGCCGGCCGAGTTCGGGGGGCATGTCGATGAACTGGATGCGGGGCTCGCGGCCGAGGGCCGAGAAGACGGCCGTGACCAGGTCCAGGAACGTGCGCGACGTCCCGGTGCCGCTGTTATAAATCGCCGAGGCGTCGGGCTGGCCCCAGAGCCAGAGCATGTGGTCGATGCAGTCCTCGACGAAGACGAAATCCCGACGCTGGCCGCCGTCGGGGTAGGCCGGGTCGTTCGATCGGAAGAGGCGGACCTCGCCGGTCTCCAGGATCTGCCGGCGGGCGTGCCAGACGACGCTCGCCATCTTCCCCTTATGGACCTCGCGGGGGCCGTAGACGTTGAAGAACTTCAGCCCGGCCCAGATCGGCGGCCGAGGGCGGCCCGCGGCGATCTCGGCCAGCGCCCAGGCGTCGAAGTCGTTCTTGCTCTTGCCGTACAAGTTCAGCGGCTCCAACTCGGTCGGGGGGGTGCGATCGCTGAACCCGCGCGAGCCGTCGCCATAGGTCGCGGCGCTTGAGGCGTACAGGAAGGGCCTCTGCTCGGCCGCACACCAGGTCCAGAGGCTCTGCGTATAGCCGACATTGTTGTCCTGGAGGAACGCCCAGTCGGTCTCGGTCGTCGAGCTGCACGCCCCCAGGTGGAAGACGGCCTCGATGTTCCGGCCCTCGCCTCGTTCCAGATCCGTCAGGAACCGCTCCATCGGCGTGAAGCGGAACCGCCCCAGCCCGGCCCAGTTGACGGCCGTCGCCGCCGTCAGGGGATGGTCCACCAGCAGCAGTTCCCGGCCCGCCGCCGACAGCCGGTGGGCGAGGTTCGAGCCGATGAATCCGGCGGCCCCCGTGATCGCGATCATCCCTGAATTCTCCAGAGGTCTCTGAGGCCGCGAACGTCCGTCCTCCGTCCCGAACCCGGTCGCGATCGACTCGCGAAGGGCCTCGACGCGGCCCCTAAAATACTCGCCGCAACCCTTTCCCACCAGCCGACTCCGCAACCCTCGTCAGGCGGCTTCGGGCGCGAGTTTCCCGGACGGGACCACGGGCGCGTCGAGGGTCTCGGGCGTCGCCAAGGCGTAGAGCAGCAGGCCGGCCACGGCGATCCCGGCGAGCGTGAGGAACCCCGCGTCGAAGCCCGCGGCCTTCACGATGTACCCGCAGGCCACGTTGCTGAGAGCGGCGCCGAGGGCCGTCGCGGTCGCCAGGACGCCCTGCGTCAGGTTGAACCGCCCGGTCCCTCGCGTCAGGTCGGCCACGACCAGGATCGAAACCACGCCGAAGACTCCCGCCCCGATGCCGTCGAGGATCTGGATGGCGACCAGAAGATAGGGGTCGGCCGTGAGCGTATAGAGCAGCCCGCGGATCGGCAGGACCGCGAACCCGATGAGGAAGACGGGCTTGCGGCCCCAGGTCTCGGCCAGCCGGCTGGCCGCCAGCGCGACCGGGATCATCACGACCTGGGCCGTGATGATGCACGCCGACATCAGCACGGCCGTCCCGCGATCGAGCCCTTGCGTGACCTTCTGCCCGACCAGCGGCAGCATCGCCGCGTTGGCGAAGTGGAACATGACTGCGCACGCCGTGAACATCAAAATGCGCGGGTCCTTGAAGAGCACCGCGATCGATTCGACCTTCGCTCCCCGCTCCTCGCCCTCCCGGGCCCCCCGCGCCCGATCGTGGTCGATGTCCGACTCGGGCAGGATCAAGACCGTGACGGCGCTCAGGGCGGCCATGAGGGCGACCAGGACGAAGATCGACCAGTAGCCGATGAAATAGCCGGCGGCCCCCGCGGCGACGGCGGCGGCGACGTTCCCCAGGTGGTTGAACGCCTCGTTCCGGCCGGTCCGCCGGGCCATCCGCGCGTGGCCGACGATCCCCAGCGTCATCGCCGCGATCGCCGGCGGGAAGATGGACGCGGCCGCCCCGATCAGCCCCTGCGAGGCCACCACGACGGAGTAGCGCGGCGAGAGGATCATGGCCAGGCACCCCGCCGCCACGACGGCGGCCGCCCCCGCGACGGCGGATCGCTTCCACTTCACGCGATCGATCAGGGCCCCCGCCGGCGACTGGGTCGCGATCGTGCCGACGAGCATCGCCGCCATCGCGACGCCGACCTGCGAGGGGTCCCAGTGCTGCCTCGACGTGAGATAGATCGCCAGGTAGGGCCCCAGCCCGTCCCGGACGTCGGCGAGGAAGAAGTTGAGCGCGTCCAGGCAGGCCAGGCTTCTCGGCGAAGGGTCGTGATTCGCCGCGGCTTCGGTATCGGCCATAATGTCCCCGAGCTTGGTCGTGTGGCGTGAGGTCCGGATCCGGAATCCCGGCGTCCTCCTCTCAGGATCGGTTGGAACACACGTGTCCGAAGCACGTTCGATACCAAGAGGCTAAAGAAAATTCATGAAGCGCGATCGATCTCCGGACGTGGGGCGGATCGCACTTTGACCATCGATCCGGCCGTCCCCGTATCTTCATCCACCCGAGCGAACTGCAAGCCGACTGGGGCCGACGTCGGCGACTCCTGAGGTCCTCGGCCCATACGACAGGCACGCCGACCGTCCCGACCACGCCGCGACCGACCTCCGGCTCGACGACGACTCCCGTGTCGAAGTTTATCCCCGTACTCTTGGCGTTGCGACGTCTCCGCTGGCTCGGCTGGGATGGCCGGTCGTGACGACCGTGGGCGGAGCCCGCGCCCGTCCGGACCGGGTGGGCGACCACCGACCTCGCGGGACGGCCACTCGGACTTGCCTGGAACCTCGGCGACGGCACCGACTCTGAGACTCCCTAGACCGGCACGTCGGCCGGGGCCTCGGTCAGCACGCGCTGGAAGACCGGATCCGCCCCGACTCCGGCGGCCGCGTCAGGTTGCGTTCCTCCCGATCGCGGGTGCAGTCCTCCGGCTCCGCCGGCGAGCCGATCGGCATCGTGAATCACCAGGCCCTCAGGCTCGATTCCTGGGGATCGCCGTCGATGAGACTCTGGATCGAGGACCTGCTCGTCCGTTAGGTTGCAGCTTCTCGAAGTTGGCTTCGACTTGGTTTCGATCGCGCTCGCGACCAACGAAGCCATTTGACGCAAAGCGTTTTGCATTAAATCTTTGAATATCTTATTCGTTCCCACCGGCCGCTGTCGTCGTGGTTGTTTTTCGTCATCCTTCGGCCGGGCCTCGGTGCTCGACCTCGATTTCGGAGCCGCCTCGGCGACCATGGCGGCCGCAGGGATGCTCGTGCAAGCCTTCCAAAGAAGATACATCCATTTCGTCGAATCGAAACGCGGCCGCAATCGTGGCGAGGGGCGAAGGCTTGATTGACGAAGCGGGGAGGCTTTGGTAGCCTGAATCTCCGCATCGGCCCCCCTCGACCCGGGGCCGCGATCGATCGAGGAGAGGTGGCTGAGTGGTCGATAGCGACGGTTTGCTAAACCGTTATACGGGTAAAACCGTATCGGGGGTTCGAATCCCCCCCTCTCCGCTCTGGATGGAAGGTGCCGGCGCAAATCGCCGGCCCTTATAGGTTTCCGACTCGGACATCTCGAACTCTCCCTTCATTGTGCTGAATTTGTACTACATGGTCTTCGCGCCCCGGGCACTCAGCCTGGGGCCGGGTCGCTCGGACCGCGGCCGGACTGGGACAGCTTCCGCATCGCCTCCTGCGAGGTCGCCGAGGCGATGTGCGTGTAGAGCTTCATCACGTCGCGATCGACGTGCCCGACCCACTCGCGCACGACCGACTCGGCGATCCCGCCGGTCAGCGCCCTTGAGATGAAGGCGTGGCGGAACGTGTGCAGGTGGCCCGGCAACCCCAGCCGGGCCAGCACCCGCTTCAGGGCGGCCAGCAGTCGGCGGTCGGACATCTGACGAATCTCCGCAGGCCGACCCGAGATCGAGGGGGCGGTGAAGGCCCACTCTCCTCGACGCGGCATCGCCTCCAAGGTCGCCCGGGCCCTCGGCGACATCGGGATCGCGCGGCGGTCGCCCGTCTTCGGAGTCCAGCCCGGCTTCGGCCGGATGTGGATCACGTTGCGGGCGAAATCGACGTCCTCCCAACACAGATGGACCAGCTCGCCGGCCCGCATTCCGGTGTCGGCCAGCACCACGTAGGCGTCGCGGTAGGCAGCCCCGGCGGATGCCAGGATCCGCTCGACTTCCTCGTTCGACCAGCAAGGCTGGCTGCTCGGCTTGGGCTTGCCCAGCCGCAGGCCCCGAAGCGGATCCTCGGTGATCATCCCGCGGCTGAGCGCGAACTTGACGAGCTGGCGGGCGATGACCGTCTCTGTGTACACGGTCTTCGGGGCGGCCCCGGCCTGGACCCGCGACTTGCGGTAAGCGTCCATCGCCTTCAGGTCGAGGTCCAGGAGCGAGCCGGCCCGGCGGTCGCGGAGCAGGCCCGCGAGGCGGCCCAGGACGTATTCGTACTTGACCATCGTCTTGGCCGAGCGCCGCTCGGCGCGGAGGTGGTCCAGGTAGGCCGAGACGGCCTCGTCGACGGTCGGCGGCTCGGGACGGTCCCGGTGGCGGCCCTGGAGCAGCTCGGCCTCCAGCAGGAGCGCCCTGCGACGGGCCTCCTTCTTGTTCGTGGTCCCGAGGCTCTTGCGATTCTGGCGGCCGGCATGCTGGTAGTTGGCCCACCAGGTCCGGCCGCGGAGGAAGATCCGTACGAGGTTCCCGACGGGCTCGGAGCCGGAGCCGGGAGGATTGTCGGTCGTCATGTGATCAGCCCTTCATTGAAGATCCGCTCGACGAGGCGGTCGCGGAAGATCCGCAGGTACTTGCCGACCCGGCGCGAGCAGCCGCGAAGCAGGCCGCGCGAGCTCC
The DNA window shown above is from Paludisphaera mucosa and carries:
- a CDS encoding tyrosine-type recombinase/integrase; protein product: MTTDNPPGSGSEPVGNLVRIFLRGRTWWANYQHAGRQNRKSLGTTNKKEARRRALLLEAELLQGRHRDRPEPPTVDEAVSAYLDHLRAERRSAKTMVKYEYVLGRLAGLLRDRRAGSLLDLDLKAMDAYRKSRVQAGAAPKTVYTETVIARQLVKFALSRGMITEDPLRGLRLGKPKPSSQPCWSNEEVERILASAGAAYRDAYVVLADTGMRAGELVHLCWEDVDFARNVIHIRPKPGWTPKTGDRRAIPMSPRARATLEAMPRRGEWAFTAPSISGRPAEIRQMSDRRLLAALKRVLARLGLPGHLHTFRHAFISRALTGGIAESVVREWVGHVDRDVMKLYTHIASATSQEAMRKLSQSGRGPSDPAPG
- the rfaD gene encoding ADP-glyceromanno-heptose 6-epimerase, coding for MIAITGAAGFIGSNLAHRLSAAGRELLLVDHPLTAATAVNWAGLGRFRFTPMERFLTDLERGEGRNIEAVFHLGACSSTTETDWAFLQDNNVGYTQSLWTWCAAEQRPFLYASSAATYGDGSRGFSDRTPPTELEPLNLYGKSKNDFDAWALAEIAAGRPRPPIWAGLKFFNVYGPREVHKGKMASVVWHARRQILETGEVRLFRSNDPAYPDGGQRRDFVFVEDCIDHMLWLWGQPDASAIYNSGTGTSRTFLDLVTAVFSALGREPRIQFIDMPPELGRQYQNYTQADMSKLRDAGYAKPPTTLEDGVRHALSWSDAPAVVTRTG
- a CDS encoding MFS transporter, which produces MADTEAAANHDPSPRSLACLDALNFFLADVRDGLGPYLAIYLTSRQHWDPSQVGVAMAAMLVGTIATQSPAGALIDRVKWKRSAVAGAAAVVAAGCLAMILSPRYSVVVASQGLIGAAASIFPPAIAAMTLGIVGHARMARRTGRNEAFNHLGNVAAAVAAGAAGYFIGYWSIFVLVALMAALSAVTVLILPESDIDHDRARGAREGEERGAKVESIAVLFKDPRILMFTACAVMFHFANAAMLPLVGQKVTQGLDRGTAVLMSACIITAQVVMIPVALAASRLAETWGRKPVFLIGFAVLPIRGLLYTLTADPYLLVAIQILDGIGAGVFGVVSILVVADLTRGTGRFNLTQGVLATATALGAALSNVACGYIVKAAGFDAGFLTLAGIAVAGLLLYALATPETLDAPVVPSGKLAPEAA
- a CDS encoding alpha-amylase family glycosyl hydrolase, whose translation is MPTAPARLVALAVILTTAAAAGAQTVDRVGPPSWWVDDEPQRLTLLVEGSGLLDAAVRVAEGPIRIERIEAIAGGRAVFVDVAIPAGAAPGRCTIAIGPNVRIPWDLVPRPPRRPQPFGPDDVVYLVMPDRFADGDPTNNEAPDGDRMFDRKDAHAYHGGDFAGLRKRLPALADLGVTALWLTPLYRPADNWTEANVAGKPRKLADFHGYAPVDFYAINPRFGTFDEYRALVAEAHALGLKVIQDQLLGFTGPEHPWRDRPPTDDWLHGPIGHPPEVSFRLGALADPHALESERRGVTDGWYYGLLPDLNMRDDRVIRYAFQQSLWWTTLFEADGVRLDTFPMVDRTFWRTWHGRLQATHPAMRAVGEAMTWDASELSFFQGGRAGWDGVDPGVESVFDFPMQGAATGVFRGKDPVSFLAQRLGSDHLYSNPDLLMTLLDNHDLPRLASVPGVTPARLRLAAAFLLTSRGIPQITWGDEIGLPGDGDDRRDYPGGFPGDPRDALTAAGRTPEEERLFSTYRALLHLRKDEPSLRRGRQTTLMATDEAYAFLREFEGSRVVVALNRGGKPARLKMPAFLTGPAVVLMGEGRWTPGPDGAVLDVPPESAVILGYAR